From Etheostoma cragini isolate CJK2018 chromosome 1, CSU_Ecrag_1.0, whole genome shotgun sequence, a single genomic window includes:
- the LOC117948445 gene encoding N-acetyllactosaminide alpha-1,3-galactosyltransferase-like, translated as MLRCVGLLLHCFSVIKDKSAGIVCCHVLLIVSFTSLYLRYLASFIPEDNLLETSEVTSEGNIRQSINLDDTLDFRARHGVETRTSWKAPIIWEGMFDPVLYDQTHIQNQSSVALTVFAVGRYLDAYLKTFLTSAEQHFMSGLKVRYYVFTDEPDSVPNIELGPQRSLKVIQVEKHSRWQDISMMRMKTISDTIESDIRHHCNYVFCLDVDQEFKGRFGSEALGDSVAQIHAYFYKLPKERWTYDKNPNSKANMEYGDYYYHAAVFGGLLEHVKSLADHCFLGIMEDKLNDVEALWHDESHLNKYFWLHKPTRLLSPEYCWDTNNIDNDIHIAHLIWAEKHYDTLRDQ; from the exons ATGTTAAGGTGTGTTGGTTTGCTTCTGCATTGTTTCAGTGTGATCAAGGATAAAAGTGCTGGAATCGTTTGCTGTCATGTGTTGCTCATTGTCAGCTTTACTTCCTTATATTTGCG ATATTTAGCGAGCTTCATCCCTGAGGACAACCTGCTGGAGACCAGTGAGGTGACCAGTGAAGGCAACATAAGACAGAGCATAAATCTAGATGACACGCTTGACTTTAG GGCCAGACACGGGGTTGAAACGCGCACATCTTGGAAAGCTCCTATCATCTGGGAGGGCATGTTTGACCCCGTTCTTTATGACCAAACACATATCCAAAACCAGTCATCTGTGGCCCTCACCGTGTTTGCTGTGGGAAG GTACCTGGATGCCTATCTGAAGACTTTCCTTACCTCTGCAGAACAACATTTCATGTCTGGATTAAAAGTGAGATATTACGTGTTCACGGATGAACCAGACAGTGTCCCAAACATTGAGCTTGGTCCTCAGCGAAGCCTGAAGGTTATCCAGGTGGAAAAGCACTCCAGGTGGCAGGACATCTCTATGATGCGCATGAAAACAATATCAGATACCATAGAATCGGATATTCGTCACCACTGCAATTACGTCTTCTGCTTAGATGTGGATCAGGAGTTTAAGGGAAGATTTGGCTCAGAGGCTCTGGGGGATTCTGTAGCTCAGATACACGCCTACTTTTACAAACTTCCAAAGGAAAGGTGGACCTATGACAAAAACCCCAATTCCAAAGCCAACATGGAATACGGAGATTACTACTACCATGCTGCTGTCTTCGGAGGCCTGTTGGAACATGTGAAGAGTTTGGCAGATCACTGCTTTCTGGGTATCATGGAGGACAAACTAAACGATGTGGAGGCTCTGTGGCATGATGAGAGTCATCTAAACAAGTACTTTTGGCTTCACAAACCAACCAGGCTGCTCTCCCCCGAGTACTGCTGGGACACTAATAATATTGACAATGACATACACATCGCTCATCTAATATGGGCAGAAAAACATTATGACACACTACGTGATCAGTAA